A region from the Actinoplanes sp. OR16 genome encodes:
- a CDS encoding acyl-CoA dehydrogenase family protein has protein sequence MEFWLDLNEEQQDLREWVHGFAESVIRPAASEWDEREETPWPVLQEAAKIGLYGFEFLVNTWSDTSGLSLPVANEELFWGDGGIGMAISGTSLAVAAIYGSGTPEQLVEWVPQCFGDTGDPKVAAFCSTEPEAGSDVASMRTRAVYDEASGEWVLTGQKAYATNGGIANVHIVTASVDPSLGSRGQAAFVVPPGTKGLAATRKLKKLGLRASHTADVFLDDVRLPGSCLLGGKEALDRRLAKAREGQRRSGQAAMRTFELSRPAVGAQALGIARAAYEYALDYAKTRVQFGRPIIENQAVAFALADMRTEIDAARLLVWRAAWMGRAERPFTAGEGSMSKLKAGEVAVAVTEKAVQILGGAGYLRDHPVERMYRDAKIYTIFEGTSEIQRLVIARAISGVQIR, from the coding sequence GTGGAGTTCTGGCTCGACCTGAACGAAGAGCAGCAAGACCTGCGCGAGTGGGTGCACGGCTTCGCCGAGTCGGTGATCCGGCCGGCCGCGTCCGAGTGGGACGAGCGCGAGGAGACGCCGTGGCCGGTCCTGCAGGAGGCCGCGAAGATCGGGCTGTACGGGTTCGAGTTCCTGGTGAACACCTGGTCGGATACGAGCGGGCTGAGCCTGCCGGTCGCCAACGAGGAGCTCTTCTGGGGTGACGGCGGCATCGGCATGGCGATCTCGGGGACGTCGCTGGCGGTGGCCGCGATCTACGGGTCGGGGACGCCGGAGCAGCTGGTCGAGTGGGTGCCGCAGTGTTTCGGCGACACCGGCGATCCGAAGGTGGCGGCGTTCTGCAGCACCGAGCCGGAGGCCGGTTCCGATGTGGCGTCGATGCGGACCCGCGCGGTCTACGACGAGGCGTCCGGCGAGTGGGTGCTGACCGGGCAGAAGGCGTACGCCACGAACGGCGGCATCGCGAACGTGCACATCGTCACCGCTAGCGTGGATCCGAGTCTCGGCTCGCGCGGGCAGGCCGCGTTCGTGGTGCCACCGGGGACGAAGGGCCTGGCCGCGACCCGGAAACTGAAGAAGCTGGGCCTGCGCGCCTCGCACACCGCTGACGTGTTCCTCGACGACGTCCGCCTTCCGGGCAGTTGCCTGCTGGGCGGTAAGGAAGCGCTGGACCGCAGGCTGGCGAAGGCCCGCGAGGGGCAGCGACGGTCGGGGCAGGCCGCGATGCGCACGTTCGAGCTGTCCCGCCCGGCGGTCGGCGCGCAGGCGCTCGGCATCGCGCGGGCCGCCTACGAGTACGCGCTGGACTACGCCAAGACCCGGGTGCAGTTCGGCCGGCCGATCATCGAGAACCAGGCGGTGGCGTTCGCGCTCGCCGACATGCGTACCGAGATCGACGCCGCTCGCCTGCTGGTCTGGCGGGCCGCGTGGATGGGGCGCGCCGAGCGCCCGTTCACCGCCGGCGAGGGGTCGATGTCGAAGCTGAAGGCCGGCGAGGTGGCGGTCGCGGTCACCGAGAAGGCGGTGCAGATCCTCGGCGGCGCCGGCTACCTGCGCGATCACCCGGTGGAGCGGATGTACCGGGACGCCAAGATCTACACGATCTTCGAGGGCACGTCGGAGATCCAGCGTCTGGTGATCGCCCGAGCCATCTCCGGAGTCCAGATCCGCTGA
- a CDS encoding DUF6879 family protein, translated as MQLLLNGHFEETFRGFQRSAFHLEVADVYDAPDEAEPIRRFRAGEPDDFAWQKPWLDLIRETTATGRSVQRLRVVSVPHVEYTRWLLSISHLNVDAGEVIRWLPRDELDGLPIADDDFWLFDDRRVVFTLFTPDGSVTAAAATEDPAIVEHCVRVRDALWPRGVPHQAYVTR; from the coding sequence ATGCAGTTGCTCTTGAACGGTCACTTCGAGGAGACGTTCCGCGGTTTCCAGCGGTCCGCGTTCCACCTCGAGGTCGCCGACGTCTACGACGCCCCGGACGAGGCCGAGCCGATCCGCCGGTTCCGGGCCGGCGAGCCCGACGACTTCGCCTGGCAGAAGCCCTGGCTGGACCTCATCCGGGAGACCACGGCAACCGGTCGCAGCGTCCAGCGGCTGCGGGTGGTGTCGGTCCCGCACGTGGAGTACACCCGCTGGCTGCTCAGCATCTCGCACCTGAACGTGGACGCCGGCGAGGTGATCCGCTGGCTGCCCCGCGACGAGCTGGACGGGCTGCCGATCGCCGACGACGACTTCTGGCTCTTCGACGACCGCCGGGTGGTCTTCACGCTCTTCACGCCGGACGGCTCGGTCACCGCCGCGGCGGCCACCGAGGACCCGGCCATCGTCGAGCACTGCGTCCGGGTCCGCGACGCGTTGTGGCCCCGAGGCGTGCCGCACCAGGCCTACGTCACGCGCT
- a CDS encoding endo-1,4-beta-xylanase: MRRTLILSMAGAVTAAAAVVALSPTANAAAATLGAAAAEKRRYFGTAVAAYKLSDAVYSGILNREFTSVTPENEMKWDATEPSQGTFSFGSADTIVNRAIANGQKVRGHALAWHSQQPSWAQNLSGTALRTAMVNHVTQVATHYKGKIDSWDVVNEAFADGSTGARRDSNLQRTGNDWIEVAFRAARAADPAAKLCYNDYNTDGQNAKSNAVYAMVQDFKARGVPIDCVGFQSHFNAQSPLPSDYQANLQRFADLGVDVQITELDIEGSGSAQAASFASTVRACLAVTRCNGITVWGIRDSDSWRASGTPLLFDGSGNPKAAYTAVLNELGGVVTSPSPSVSVSASTSNPPTGSGCTATTSVNAWTGGFVVTVRVTAGTARINGWTVGVTLPSGSAITNTWNATASGSSFTNVTYNGGVAAGSSTEFGFQGTGTAPSGTPTCTSR; this comes from the coding sequence ATGAGACGCACCCTGATCCTGTCGATGGCGGGGGCCGTGACCGCGGCCGCCGCCGTCGTCGCTCTCTCCCCCACCGCGAACGCCGCCGCCGCCACGCTCGGCGCGGCCGCCGCGGAGAAGAGGCGGTACTTCGGCACCGCCGTGGCCGCCTACAAACTGTCCGATGCGGTCTACTCCGGGATCCTGAACCGCGAATTCACCTCGGTCACCCCGGAGAACGAGATGAAGTGGGACGCCACCGAACCGTCCCAGGGCACCTTCAGCTTCGGCAGCGCCGACACCATCGTGAACCGGGCGATCGCCAACGGGCAGAAGGTCCGCGGGCACGCCCTGGCCTGGCACTCGCAGCAGCCGTCCTGGGCGCAGAACCTGAGCGGCACCGCGCTGCGCACCGCCATGGTCAACCACGTCACGCAGGTCGCCACCCACTACAAAGGCAAAATCGACTCCTGGGACGTGGTGAACGAGGCGTTCGCCGACGGCTCCACCGGCGCCCGCCGCGACTCCAACCTGCAGCGCACCGGCAACGACTGGATCGAGGTGGCGTTCCGGGCCGCGCGGGCCGCCGACCCGGCCGCGAAGCTCTGCTACAACGACTACAACACCGACGGGCAGAACGCGAAGAGCAACGCCGTCTACGCCATGGTCCAGGACTTCAAGGCGCGTGGCGTGCCGATCGACTGCGTGGGCTTCCAATCGCACTTCAACGCGCAGTCCCCGCTGCCGTCGGACTACCAGGCCAACCTGCAGCGGTTCGCCGACCTCGGCGTCGACGTGCAGATCACCGAACTGGACATCGAAGGGTCTGGCTCCGCCCAGGCGGCCTCCTTCGCCTCGACCGTCCGCGCCTGCCTCGCCGTGACCCGGTGCAACGGCATCACGGTGTGGGGCATCCGGGACAGCGACTCGTGGCGGGCCAGTGGGACACCACTGCTCTTCGACGGCAGCGGCAACCCGAAGGCGGCCTACACCGCGGTCCTCAACGAACTCGGCGGCGTGGTCACCTCACCGTCCCCGTCCGTCTCCGTCTCGGCTTCCACGTCCAACCCGCCCACCGGCTCCGGCTGCACCGCCACCACCTCGGTGAACGCGTGGACCGGCGGCTTCGTCGTGACCGTCCGCGTCACCGCCGGAACGGCCCGCATCAACGGCTGGACCGTCGGCGTGACCCTGCCGTCCGGCTCCGCGATCACCAACACCTGGAACGCGACCGCCAGCGGATCCAGCTTCACGAACGTCACCTACAACGGCGGCGTCGCGGCCGGTTCGAGCACGGAGTTCGGCTTCCAGGGCACCGGCACCGCTCCCTCGGGCACACCTACCTGCACCTCCCGGTAG
- a CDS encoding 3-oxoacyl-ACP reductase codes for MADRYANFANSGLGRTVVKRLGLPDPPRLRRFHPGDPLVTAPVLVGAAPGGRLAEPIRKLLGDAGVPVTDSFSDGTKYGALVFDATGIADSSQLRILFDYFHPYARSLVLSGRVIVLGTQPDRTPGPQKATAQRSLEGLTRSIGKEFGRGVTSQLVYVAPGGEAGLESTLRFLLSGRSAYVSGQVIRIGAQAVGPAPDVERPLDGKLALVTGAARGIGAAIARTLARDGADVIALDVPAAGDALAGVANSCAGRALQLDLTAPDAPSRLAGYLAAGPSAGVDIVVHNAGITRDKTIARMSADKWDSVIGVNLTAPERVNAELLSRDLLREGGRIIGVASIAGIAGNRGQTNYATSKAGVIGMVESYASILEPRGITINAVAPGFIETAMTAKMPIGLREAGRRLNSVSQGGLPADVAETIAWLASPGSQAITGNVVRVCGQSLLGA; via the coding sequence ATGGCTGACAGGTACGCGAACTTCGCCAACTCCGGTCTCGGCCGGACCGTGGTCAAGCGCCTCGGGCTGCCTGATCCGCCCAGGCTGCGCCGCTTCCACCCCGGAGATCCGCTGGTCACCGCGCCGGTCCTGGTGGGCGCCGCGCCCGGCGGCCGGCTCGCCGAGCCGATCCGCAAACTCCTGGGAGACGCCGGCGTCCCGGTCACCGATTCCTTCAGCGACGGTACGAAGTACGGCGCCCTGGTCTTCGATGCCACGGGAATCGCCGACTCCTCGCAGTTGCGGATCCTGTTCGACTACTTCCACCCGTACGCCCGCTCCCTGGTCCTCTCCGGCCGCGTGATCGTGCTGGGCACCCAGCCGGACCGGACGCCCGGCCCGCAGAAGGCGACCGCGCAGCGGAGCCTGGAAGGCCTGACCCGGAGCATCGGCAAGGAGTTCGGCCGGGGCGTGACGAGCCAGCTCGTCTACGTGGCGCCGGGCGGCGAAGCGGGACTGGAATCCACGCTGCGGTTCCTGCTGAGCGGGCGGTCGGCGTACGTCTCCGGTCAGGTCATCCGGATCGGCGCCCAGGCCGTCGGCCCGGCGCCCGACGTCGAGCGGCCGCTCGACGGCAAGCTCGCCCTGGTCACCGGCGCGGCCCGGGGTATCGGCGCGGCCATCGCCCGCACCCTGGCCCGGGACGGCGCCGACGTGATCGCCCTCGACGTGCCCGCCGCCGGTGACGCCCTCGCCGGCGTGGCGAACTCCTGCGCCGGCCGCGCCCTGCAACTCGACCTCACCGCGCCGGACGCGCCCTCCCGGCTGGCCGGTTACCTCGCGGCGGGCCCGTCCGCCGGGGTCGACATCGTCGTGCACAACGCCGGGATCACCCGGGACAAGACGATCGCCCGGATGTCCGCCGACAAGTGGGACTCGGTGATCGGCGTCAACCTGACCGCGCCGGAGAGGGTCAACGCCGAGCTGCTCTCCCGTGATCTCCTGCGGGAAGGCGGGCGGATCATCGGCGTCGCGTCGATCGCGGGCATCGCCGGCAACCGGGGACAGACGAACTACGCCACCAGCAAGGCCGGTGTGATCGGGATGGTGGAGTCCTACGCGTCGATCCTGGAGCCTCGCGGGATCACGATCAACGCGGTGGCGCCCGGCTTCATCGAGACCGCGATGACCGCGAAGATGCCGATCGGCCTGCGCGAAGCCGGCCGCCGGCTGAACAGCGTGTCCCAGGGCGGCCTCCCCGCCGACGTCGCCGAAACCATCGCCTGGCTGGCCTCGCCCGGCTCGCAGGCGATCACCGGCAACGTCGTCCGGGTCTGCGGCCAGAGCCTGCTGGGGGCCTGA
- a CDS encoding acetyl-CoA C-acetyltransferase — MPDIKRVAVLGGNRIPFARSNSRYAEASNQDMLTATLDGLIARFGLAGEQLGEVVAGAVLKHSRDFNLTREVVLGSRLDPRTPAYDIQQACGTGLEAAILVADKIALGRIEAGVAGGVDTTSDAPLQVNEDMRRALLSLNRARTLGDRLKAVARLRPQQALQPVLPRNSEPRTGLSMGEHAAITALRWQISRQDQDLLALKSHHNLASAYDQGFFDDLLTPYLGLTRDQNLRPDTTPEKLASLKTVYGKENPTMTAGNSTPLTDGASAVLLSSEEWAAAHSLPVLAYLTDSETAAVDYVHGDEGLLMAPAYAVPRMLARNGLTLQDFDYYEIHEAFASQVLSTLAAWESPEFCKERLGLDAPLGAIDRAKLNVNGSSLAAGHPFAATGGRIVATLAKLLAQKGSGRGLISICAAGGQGVVAILER; from the coding sequence GTGCCGGACATCAAGCGCGTGGCGGTGCTCGGCGGGAACCGGATCCCGTTCGCCCGGTCCAACAGCCGGTACGCGGAAGCCTCGAACCAGGACATGCTGACCGCCACCCTCGACGGCCTGATCGCCCGGTTCGGCCTGGCCGGCGAGCAGCTCGGCGAGGTCGTGGCGGGCGCGGTGCTCAAGCACTCCCGCGACTTCAACCTGACCCGCGAGGTCGTGCTCGGGTCCCGGCTCGACCCGCGCACCCCGGCGTACGACATCCAGCAGGCCTGTGGCACCGGCCTGGAAGCGGCGATCCTGGTCGCCGACAAGATCGCTCTCGGCCGGATCGAGGCGGGCGTTGCCGGCGGCGTCGACACCACGTCGGACGCCCCGTTGCAGGTCAACGAGGACATGCGCCGGGCCCTGCTGTCGCTCAACCGGGCCCGTACGCTCGGTGACCGCCTCAAGGCCGTCGCACGACTGCGCCCGCAGCAGGCGCTCCAGCCGGTGCTGCCGCGCAACTCCGAGCCGCGGACCGGCCTGTCGATGGGCGAGCACGCCGCGATCACGGCGCTGCGCTGGCAGATCTCCCGCCAGGATCAGGATCTCCTGGCGCTGAAGTCGCATCACAACCTCGCTTCGGCGTACGACCAAGGCTTCTTCGATGATCTGCTGACGCCCTATCTGGGACTGACCCGTGACCAGAACCTGCGTCCGGACACCACGCCGGAGAAGCTGGCGTCGCTGAAGACGGTGTACGGCAAGGAGAACCCGACGATGACGGCGGGCAACTCGACGCCGCTCACCGACGGCGCCTCGGCCGTGCTGCTCTCGTCGGAGGAGTGGGCGGCCGCGCACTCGCTGCCCGTGCTCGCCTACCTCACCGACTCGGAGACCGCGGCCGTCGACTACGTGCACGGCGACGAGGGCCTGCTGATGGCCCCGGCCTACGCCGTCCCGCGGATGCTCGCCCGCAACGGCCTCACCCTGCAGGACTTCGACTACTACGAGATCCACGAGGCGTTCGCGTCGCAGGTGCTCAGCACCCTCGCCGCCTGGGAGTCCCCGGAGTTCTGCAAGGAGCGACTCGGTCTGGACGCCCCGCTCGGCGCCATCGACCGCGCCAAGCTGAACGTCAACGGCTCCTCGCTGGCGGCCGGCCACCCGTTCGCCGCCACCGGTGGCCGCATCGTGGCGACCCTGGCGAAGCTGCTGGCCCAGAAGGGTTCCGGCCGGGGCCTGATCTCGATCTGCGCAGCCGGCGGCCAGGGCGTGGTGGCGATCCTGGAGCGCTGA
- a CDS encoding SDR family oxidoreductase, whose translation MPQRNDYDRVAVVTGSDSGIGRATAVALARAGFDVGVTYREDADGARQTAAEVAEAGRRAEIRRLDLADLPGAADVIDELAGALGGLGVLVNCAGTGISTPVVETSFAQWREVLAVDLDGPFLCAQRAARRMRSSGRGGRIINITSVHEHAPRVGSGAYCAAKGGLGLLTKVMAQELAADGITVNAVAPGEIATPMTGNEDVDPFTVSRPGVPLGRPGDANEVAAVVAMLASPQAGYVTGASWVVDGGMLLMGPQAGSHLENDDWRNG comes from the coding sequence ATGCCGCAGCGCAACGACTATGACCGGGTGGCGGTCGTCACCGGTTCGGACTCCGGGATCGGCCGGGCCACCGCCGTCGCCCTGGCCCGGGCCGGCTTCGACGTCGGCGTCACCTACCGCGAGGACGCCGACGGCGCCCGGCAGACGGCCGCCGAGGTCGCCGAGGCCGGCCGCCGCGCGGAGATCCGCCGGCTGGACCTCGCCGATCTGCCCGGCGCCGCGGACGTGATCGACGAGCTGGCCGGGGCGCTGGGCGGCCTGGGGGTGCTGGTGAACTGCGCCGGGACCGGCATCAGCACGCCGGTGGTGGAGACCAGCTTCGCGCAGTGGCGTGAGGTGCTCGCCGTCGACCTGGACGGCCCGTTCCTCTGCGCCCAGCGGGCGGCCCGGCGGATGAGGAGCAGCGGCCGGGGCGGCCGGATCATCAACATCACCAGCGTCCACGAGCACGCGCCCCGGGTCGGCTCGGGGGCGTACTGCGCGGCGAAGGGCGGCCTCGGGCTGCTGACCAAGGTGATGGCGCAGGAGCTGGCGGCGGACGGGATCACCGTGAACGCGGTGGCGCCCGGCGAGATCGCCACGCCGATGACCGGCAACGAGGACGTCGACCCGTTCACGGTGAGCCGTCCCGGTGTGCCGCTGGGCCGGCCCGGCGACGCGAACGAGGTGGCCGCCGTCGTGGCGATGCTGGCCTCTCCGCAGGCCGGGTACGTGACCGGCGCCTCCTGGGTGGTGGACGGCGGGATGCTGCTGATGGGCCCGCAGGCCGGGTCCCATCTGGAGAACGACGACTGGCGCAACGGCTGA
- a CDS encoding AMP-binding protein translates to MDVTFIARTMARRGLLTPGHPVRILRQFGALGRWGFGLAGELRQAAARSPQRVAVIDDETRVSYEGLLELTENLARTLASRGLEPGDRVGLLMRNSARMIEALIGVTTLGADPVLINTGLSAHQLRLLAEDQDLKAVIHDVEFTGQLALVAVEKIGEAPGAGGTGPRMEPPARPGRTIVLTSGTTGTPKGARRPTPGGFRPLCSVIDRIPLRAGDRILLAAPIFHTWGFAGLQIALALRATIVLHRRFDAAQVHGHIAREEVDALIAVPVMVQQLMELEPQERVPGRTIAAVSGSALPGGLATRFMDRYGDGLYNLYGSTEASWVSIATPADLRAAPDTAGRPPFGTTVKVLGDDDEEVPAGTVGRLFVSNEMIFEGYTNGAGTPRKNGLLGTGDLGHVDEHGRVFVDGREDDMIVSGGENVFPAEVESLLAAMPQVREAAVIGVPDQQYGQRLAAYLVLRDGEELDPEAVREHVRRHRARFCVPRDIVFLDVLPRNATGKILKRELGGREAG, encoded by the coding sequence GTGGACGTCACCTTCATCGCGAGGACCATGGCCCGGCGCGGCCTGCTCACGCCCGGACATCCGGTCCGGATCCTGCGCCAGTTCGGCGCTCTGGGGCGGTGGGGGTTCGGCTTGGCGGGCGAGCTGCGGCAGGCCGCGGCGCGCAGCCCGCAGAGGGTTGCGGTGATCGACGACGAGACCCGTGTCTCGTACGAGGGACTGCTGGAACTCACCGAGAACCTGGCCCGGACATTGGCGTCCCGGGGGTTGGAACCGGGAGATCGTGTCGGTCTCCTGATGCGCAATTCCGCCCGGATGATCGAGGCGCTGATCGGCGTCACGACGCTCGGCGCCGATCCTGTGCTGATCAACACCGGTCTCTCCGCGCACCAGTTGCGACTCCTCGCCGAGGATCAGGACCTCAAGGCCGTCATCCACGACGTGGAGTTCACCGGGCAACTCGCCCTCGTCGCCGTGGAGAAGATCGGCGAAGCGCCCGGCGCAGGCGGCACCGGACCGAGGATGGAGCCCCCGGCCCGGCCGGGACGGACCATCGTGCTGACGAGCGGCACGACCGGCACCCCCAAGGGCGCACGGCGGCCCACCCCCGGCGGCTTCCGGCCGCTCTGCTCGGTGATCGACCGGATCCCGCTGCGAGCCGGCGACCGGATCCTGCTCGCCGCCCCGATCTTCCACACCTGGGGCTTCGCCGGCCTGCAGATCGCCCTGGCGCTGCGGGCGACGATAGTGCTGCACCGCCGCTTCGACGCCGCCCAGGTGCACGGCCACATCGCACGGGAGGAAGTGGACGCGCTGATCGCCGTACCGGTGATGGTGCAGCAGCTGATGGAGCTGGAACCGCAGGAGAGAGTCCCGGGGAGGACCATCGCCGCGGTCAGCGGCTCCGCCCTGCCGGGTGGGCTGGCGACGCGGTTCATGGACCGGTACGGCGACGGCCTCTACAACCTGTACGGCTCGACCGAGGCCTCCTGGGTCTCCATCGCCACCCCGGCCGACCTGCGCGCCGCGCCGGACACCGCCGGGAGGCCGCCGTTCGGCACGACGGTGAAGGTGCTCGGCGACGACGACGAGGAGGTGCCGGCCGGTACCGTCGGCCGGCTCTTCGTCAGCAACGAAATGATCTTCGAGGGCTACACGAACGGCGCCGGGACGCCACGGAAGAACGGCCTGCTCGGCACCGGCGACCTCGGGCACGTCGACGAGCACGGGCGCGTCTTCGTCGACGGCCGGGAGGACGACATGATCGTCTCCGGTGGCGAGAACGTCTTCCCGGCCGAGGTGGAGAGCCTGCTGGCAGCGATGCCGCAGGTGCGCGAGGCAGCGGTGATCGGGGTTCCGGACCAGCAGTACGGCCAGCGGCTCGCCGCCTACCTGGTGCTGCGCGACGGCGAGGAGCTGGACCCGGAGGCGGTTCGCGAGCACGTACGCCGGCACCGCGCCCGCTTCTGCGTCCCGCGCGACATCGTCTTCCTCGACGTCCTGCCCCGCAACGCCACCGGCAAGATCCTCAAGCGGGAGTTAGGCGGCCGGGAGGCGGGGTAA
- a CDS encoding MaoC/PaaZ C-terminal domain-containing protein — MVAVVELSAGPGTTASYARAALGMLPGARRGSSLADVEIRHRDVTVSRAHLAAYDRVCGFRLSDTLPATYPHVLAFPLAMRLMTAPDFPLPPIGLVHVGNRISVARPLGAGERLDLSVKAVDLRDHPRGRQFDMLTTAVVGGVEVWREVSTYLRIMRPSEGGHISDISDKSPEVGGARWHVPARVGTGYAAVSGDRNPIHTSRVGARLFGFPRPIAHGMWTKAHALARLEGRLPDAYTVEVAFKQPLLLPARPTFTAAPTAKGWRFTLSSSRPHLTGEVTP, encoded by the coding sequence ATGGTCGCCGTCGTCGAACTCAGCGCCGGCCCGGGCACCACGGCGTCGTACGCCCGGGCCGCCCTCGGCATGCTCCCCGGCGCGCGGCGCGGCTCCTCCCTCGCCGACGTCGAGATACGGCACCGGGATGTGACGGTCTCCCGGGCGCACCTGGCCGCGTACGACCGGGTCTGCGGCTTCCGCCTCTCCGACACGCTGCCGGCTACGTACCCGCACGTCCTGGCCTTCCCGCTGGCCATGCGGCTGATGACCGCCCCGGATTTTCCGCTGCCGCCGATCGGCCTGGTCCACGTCGGGAACCGGATCAGCGTGGCGCGGCCCCTCGGTGCCGGTGAGAGGCTGGACCTGTCGGTCAAGGCCGTCGACCTGCGGGATCATCCTCGGGGCCGTCAGTTCGACATGCTCACGACGGCTGTGGTGGGCGGGGTCGAGGTGTGGCGTGAGGTCTCGACGTATCTGCGGATCATGAGGCCGTCGGAGGGTGGGCACATTTCCGACATTTCGGATAAGTCGCCCGAGGTTGGCGGGGCGCGCTGGCATGTGCCGGCGCGGGTGGGGACCGGCTACGCCGCCGTATCCGGTGATCGCAACCCGATCCACACCTCCCGGGTGGGCGCCCGCCTGTTCGGCTTCCCGCGCCCGATAGCCCACGGCATGTGGACGAAGGCCCACGCCCTGGCCCGGTTGGAGGGCCGCCTGCCGGACGCCTACACGGTCGAGGTGGCTTTCAAACAGCCCCTGCTGTTGCCCGCCAGGCCGACCTTCACGGCCGCCCCCACTGCGAAGGGCTGGCGGTTCACCCTGTCTTCGAGCCGCCCTCACCTGACCGGCGAAGTGACCCCCTGA